A part of Polynucleobacter sp. MG-Unter2-18 genomic DNA contains:
- a CDS encoding riboflavin synthase — protein MFTGIITAVGQIKSAQAKGDGLHLVVEVPFGYLDDVALGDSIAIQGACMTATELTDTTFALDISRESLNKTIGLDKVGPVNLEKALRLNDRLGGHLVSGHVDGVGKVAHFATVVDDAYGSWLLQVEAPKALAPFLAYKGSIVVNGVSLTVNKTQDSNDACIVDINIIPHTLENTTLGKLKQGDTVNLEVDLIARYVARMMETQAK, from the coding sequence CTGCGGTTGGTCAAATCAAAAGCGCTCAAGCCAAAGGCGATGGCCTACACTTGGTAGTTGAAGTACCTTTTGGGTATCTTGATGATGTAGCTTTGGGTGACAGTATTGCGATTCAGGGTGCCTGTATGACGGCTACTGAATTGACTGATACTACCTTTGCCTTAGACATCTCACGCGAGTCTTTGAATAAGACGATTGGTCTAGATAAAGTAGGACCGGTGAACCTAGAAAAAGCCCTACGACTCAATGATCGCTTAGGTGGTCATTTGGTGAGCGGTCATGTGGATGGGGTTGGCAAGGTTGCGCACTTTGCAACGGTTGTTGATGATGCTTATGGTTCTTGGCTGCTGCAAGTTGAAGCCCCCAAGGCTTTAGCCCCATTCTTGGCATACAAGGGATCGATTGTTGTTAATGGCGTTTCCTTAACAGTTAACAAAACACAAGACAGTAACGATGCTTGCATAGTGGATATTAATATCATTCCTCATACGCTTGAGAACACTACTTTGGGTAAGCTAAAGCAGGGTGATACGGTGAATCTAGAGGTAGATTTAATTGCGCGTTATGTGGCACGCATGATGGAAACACAAGCTAAGTAA
- the queC gene encoding 7-cyano-7-deazaguanine synthase QueC, which translates to MSKLSAAFQNIAPRKPNAPAVILFSGGLDSSTILALAKDLGYAPYVLSVSYGQRHSSELAAAKHIAKKMGVVRHEVVNLDLTRFGGSALTDSSIDIPITPGKELEIPVTYVPARNTILLSLALGWAESLGGLDIFYGANAVDYSGYPDCRPEYVASFETMANLATKAGVEAINNENRFRVYAPIISMSKAEIIQLGTTLGVDYSQTVSCYQANDLGEACGECESCRLRQIGFKQANLSDPTRYQKK; encoded by the coding sequence ATGTCTAAGTTGTCAGCTGCGTTTCAGAATATTGCTCCACGCAAACCTAATGCGCCAGCTGTTATCTTGTTTTCAGGCGGCTTAGACTCCAGCACCATTCTGGCTCTGGCAAAAGACCTTGGTTATGCGCCCTACGTTTTGTCAGTTAGCTACGGCCAACGACACTCCTCTGAATTAGCAGCAGCAAAACATATTGCTAAGAAAATGGGTGTTGTGCGTCATGAGGTGGTGAATTTAGATCTCACGCGCTTTGGTGGTTCAGCCTTGACTGACTCATCCATCGACATTCCGATTACCCCAGGCAAAGAGCTAGAAATCCCCGTTACTTATGTTCCTGCTCGCAATACGATCTTGCTATCACTTGCTTTAGGCTGGGCTGAATCATTAGGCGGATTGGATATTTTTTATGGCGCCAATGCCGTTGATTACTCAGGCTATCCAGACTGTCGCCCAGAATATGTTGCTTCATTTGAGACTATGGCGAACTTAGCCACTAAGGCTGGTGTGGAAGCAATCAATAATGAGAATCGCTTTCGGGTTTATGCACCGATCATTAGCATGAGCAAAGCAGAAATCATTCAACTGGGCACTACTTTAGGCGTCGACTACTCGCAAACCGTTTCTTGCTACCAAGCAAATGATTTGGGTGAAGCTTGTGGAGAATGTGAATCTTGCCGTCTACGACAGATAGGGTTTAAGCAAGCCAATTTAAGCGATCCTACTCGATATCAAAAGAAGTAA
- the ybgF gene encoding tol-pal system protein YbgF, whose product MTKLSYSFKQTLSRAFCLSAAALCLSASSNAWALFADDDARKAILDLRKSFATAQMDLQNQIEKLKTDNAELRGKIESLEKQGDDINTSQKTYYQDLDTRLGNFEPRTETIEGISGTVQPGEKKIYDDALKAFQAGSLKKADEGFSAFANRYPKSPYVPLALFWSGNSKYANKDYTGAIAQLQSLIKRYPTHPRIPSAMLTLGNAQLESGNKAAAKKTFTEIISKHPDTEAAKDAQKLLAATK is encoded by the coding sequence ATGACTAAGCTCTCATACTCTTTTAAACAAACGCTCTCACGAGCGTTTTGTTTAAGTGCCGCCGCTCTTTGCTTAAGTGCTTCCAGCAATGCATGGGCCCTCTTTGCCGATGATGACGCACGCAAAGCTATCTTAGATTTACGTAAATCCTTTGCAACTGCCCAGATGGATTTACAAAATCAGATTGAAAAACTCAAAACTGATAATGCGGAGCTGCGAGGCAAAATTGAAAGCCTTGAAAAGCAAGGTGACGATATCAACACAAGTCAGAAGACTTACTACCAAGATCTGGATACACGCCTTGGTAATTTTGAGCCCCGCACTGAGACTATTGAAGGTATTAGTGGCACCGTTCAACCTGGTGAGAAAAAAATCTACGATGATGCTCTAAAAGCATTCCAGGCAGGCAGTCTCAAGAAGGCAGATGAGGGCTTCTCAGCCTTTGCGAATCGCTACCCTAAGAGCCCATACGTACCGCTGGCACTCTTTTGGAGTGGTAATAGCAAATACGCAAATAAGGACTACACCGGTGCAATTGCTCAGCTACAAAGCCTTATTAAGCGCTACCCAACACATCCCCGCATTCCATCAGCCATGCTGACACTAGGTAATGCGCAACTAGAAAGTGGTAATAAGGCAGCTGCCAAGAAAACTTTTACTGAGATTATCAGCAAGCATCCTGATACTGAAGCAGCTAAAGATGCACAAAAACTTCTTGCTGCCACAAAGTAA
- the pal gene encoding peptidoglycan-associated lipoprotein Pal, which yields MNISIARRAATLTLVGVTALFLAACSSVKLDDVDGANGGGGSGNFGSQPWNDPSSPLFQRSVYFDLNEYTVQTKYQKQLSTHASFLKANPQQKIIIQGNTDERGTAEYNLALGQRRSDAVRKSLNLMGVSENQMEAVSFGKEKPKAEGDNEAAWAENRRADIVYITN from the coding sequence ATGAACATCTCTATTGCACGTCGTGCCGCAACCCTCACTCTCGTTGGTGTAACAGCTTTATTTTTGGCAGCTTGCTCCAGCGTCAAATTGGATGATGTTGATGGCGCTAATGGCGGTGGTGGTAGCGGTAACTTTGGCTCACAGCCATGGAATGATCCAAGCAGCCCCCTCTTTCAGCGTAGCGTGTACTTTGATTTAAATGAGTACACCGTTCAAACTAAATACCAAAAACAACTCTCTACTCATGCCAGCTTCTTGAAAGCCAATCCTCAGCAGAAGATCATCATTCAAGGTAATACTGATGAACGTGGTACTGCAGAGTACAACTTGGCATTAGGTCAACGTCGTTCAGATGCTGTGCGTAAGTCACTCAATTTGATGGGCGTTTCTGAGAATCAAATGGAAGCAGTGAGCTTTGGTAAAGAAAAACCAAAAGCTGAAGGTGATAACGAAGCAGCTTGGGCAGAAAATCGTCGCGCGGACATTGTTTACATCACAAACTAA
- the tolB gene encoding Tol-Pal system beta propeller repeat protein TolB — protein MLYMTGMSPSAQAQMNIQITGVGQSLYPIAVMRFKDESKLPTSVTDIIRQDLARSGYFKNTENGNASESDEGTPSYKSWAARGADALAVGSVVQTGTGQFEIRYKLFDIRKSESLGGLNINSSADNLRAAAHKIADDIIFKLLGERGIFSTRLSYVIKEGKRYRLVISDADGQNIRNAMNSGEPIISPSWSPDGKKVAYVSFEDRKPVIYVHELATGRRIPLSNQKGNNSAPAWSPDGKKLAISLSKDGNTQIYSINADGTGLLRLTRGSTIDTEPQYSADGRYIYFTSDRGGNPQIYRMSAEGEQVEGAKRITFKQGFVTSPRISPDGKYLAYIANIGGAFRLYILNLATGDTQALTDGTSDESPSFAANGRYVLYSTKVSGKRVLAAVSVDGNSKQILSIPGSDVRQPSWGPFMD, from the coding sequence ATGTTGTACATGACTGGCATGAGCCCTTCAGCTCAAGCGCAAATGAATATTCAAATCACCGGCGTAGGGCAGTCTCTTTATCCCATCGCCGTGATGCGCTTTAAGGACGAGAGCAAGCTCCCAACCAGTGTGACGGACATCATTCGCCAAGACTTAGCACGTAGCGGTTATTTTAAAAATACCGAGAACGGCAATGCTAGCGAAAGTGACGAAGGCACACCGAGCTACAAATCTTGGGCAGCTCGCGGTGCAGATGCCCTAGCTGTGGGTTCCGTGGTGCAGACTGGCACGGGTCAGTTTGAGATCCGCTATAAGCTTTTTGATATTCGTAAATCCGAAAGCCTTGGTGGCTTGAATATCAATTCCAGCGCAGACAATTTACGCGCAGCAGCTCACAAGATTGCTGATGACATCATCTTCAAATTATTGGGTGAGCGTGGCATCTTCTCGACACGCCTCTCCTATGTCATTAAAGAAGGTAAACGCTATCGTTTAGTCATCTCCGATGCGGATGGTCAAAATATTCGCAATGCCATGAACAGCGGAGAGCCAATCATCTCTCCATCGTGGTCTCCTGATGGCAAGAAAGTAGCTTACGTTTCCTTTGAAGATCGCAAGCCGGTCATTTATGTTCACGAGCTCGCGACTGGTCGCCGCATCCCACTCTCCAATCAAAAGGGCAATAACAGCGCTCCAGCTTGGTCACCAGATGGCAAGAAGCTAGCGATCTCCCTTTCAAAAGATGGCAATACCCAGATCTACAGCATCAACGCTGACGGAACAGGCTTACTCCGCCTTACTCGCGGCTCTACGATTGACACCGAACCCCAATATTCAGCTGATGGTCGTTACATCTACTTCACGAGTGATCGTGGCGGCAATCCCCAGATTTATCGCATGAGCGCTGAAGGCGAACAGGTTGAAGGTGCCAAACGTATTACCTTCAAACAGGGTTTTGTAACTTCTCCACGCATTTCACCAGATGGCAAGTATCTTGCTTACATCGCCAATATTGGTGGCGCCTTCCGCCTATACATTCTCAATCTGGCAACAGGCGATACCCAAGCGCTCACTGATGGAACTAGCGATGAGTCCCCATCTTTTGCGGCAAACGGTCGTTACGTTCTATATTCCACGAAGGTGAGTGGTAAGCGAGTTTTGGCTGCAGTCTCAGTTGATGGAAATTCTAAGCAGATATTAAGCATCCCAGGATCTGACGTACGTCAGCCATCTTGGGGACCATTTATGGACTAA
- a CDS encoding energy transducer TonB, which translates to MNSAQTFHSSPSKFKRGRPTKNESTTRAFSFSLAAHLGLLAFLVIGISWNNSTPSGVEVELWDASQQVETPVVPEVKTEMKEEAADIAIKKKPVEQVPPKKEIAKEVPKAIEPPPSPKEKVKEVPKKEVPKPVQTPPPPKEKGKPKKADPPQKVEAKSPAETKANAAAEKVRADQLARLRAAAGAEGGSGGTSGSGVGGGGNAPPGWTDKVVKKVKPLIVFNPESISGNPAAVVKVNLAPDGAILSTDLVSSSGNAGWDRAVLLALTRAESLPKDDNGKIPQREVKLTFKPKD; encoded by the coding sequence ATGAATAGCGCACAAACATTTCATTCCAGCCCATCAAAATTTAAACGAGGGCGCCCTACTAAAAACGAAAGCACTACACGTGCTTTTAGTTTTTCACTGGCTGCGCACTTAGGCTTACTTGCTTTCTTGGTGATTGGCATTAGCTGGAATAACTCAACTCCTTCAGGGGTTGAAGTTGAACTTTGGGATGCAAGTCAACAAGTTGAAACGCCAGTCGTTCCTGAAGTCAAAACAGAGATGAAAGAGGAGGCGGCCGACATCGCTATCAAGAAAAAACCTGTTGAACAAGTGCCTCCCAAAAAAGAAATAGCAAAAGAAGTTCCTAAGGCTATAGAACCGCCTCCATCACCTAAGGAGAAAGTAAAAGAGGTTCCAAAAAAAGAAGTCCCCAAACCAGTACAAACACCTCCACCTCCAAAGGAAAAGGGGAAACCCAAAAAAGCTGATCCTCCTCAAAAAGTGGAGGCCAAATCACCAGCTGAAACTAAAGCCAACGCTGCCGCTGAAAAAGTACGCGCAGATCAGCTGGCACGCTTACGCGCAGCGGCTGGCGCTGAAGGTGGTAGTGGCGGAACCAGCGGTAGTGGTGTTGGCGGTGGCGGCAATGCACCTCCCGGCTGGACAGATAAAGTTGTCAAGAAAGTCAAACCGCTCATTGTGTTTAATCCAGAATCTATCAGCGGCAACCCTGCGGCAGTTGTTAAGGTTAACCTGGCACCAGATGGTGCAATCTTAAGTACAGATCTCGTGAGCTCCAGCGGTAATGCAGGATGGGATCGGGCCGTTCTCCTCGCACTCACTCGCGCAGAAAGTCTGCCGAAAGATGACAATGGCAAAATTCCTCAAAGAGAAGTAAAGCTGACCTTTAAACCCAAGGACTAA
- the tolR gene encoding protein TolR, with amino-acid sequence MAGSLRKSSKRRAMADINVVPYIDVMLVLLVIFMVTAPMVNPGVVDLPTVGGAKMQTLPPVFLTIDANENVIVRKDGDPVQTLNKFELGAFARAQAEKSAEQPVVLAADKSIKYEVVMEVMSKLKENGVKRVGLAVKSQ; translated from the coding sequence ATGGCTGGCTCACTCAGAAAATCTTCTAAGCGTCGGGCAATGGCCGACATCAATGTGGTTCCCTACATTGATGTGATGTTGGTATTGCTGGTCATCTTTATGGTGACCGCGCCCATGGTAAATCCCGGTGTTGTGGATTTGCCAACAGTTGGCGGTGCAAAAATGCAAACCTTGCCCCCTGTCTTTTTGACGATTGATGCCAATGAGAATGTCATCGTACGCAAAGACGGTGATCCAGTTCAAACTTTAAATAAATTTGAACTTGGTGCATTTGCAAGAGCACAAGCAGAAAAATCTGCTGAACAGCCTGTTGTTCTTGCTGCAGACAAATCCATTAAATATGAAGTCGTGATGGAAGTGATGTCCAAGCTTAAAGAGAATGGTGTGAAGCGTGTTGGCCTTGCCGTAAAGAGCCAATAA
- the tolQ gene encoding protein TolQ, translating into MTPTQDLSFLSLVLNASLLVQLVMLLLLGMSVASWTIIFKKTAILRGVRRDTERFERDFWSGGDLNTLLEAAQRNTRGDAVLEHIFEAGMQEFMKVREIDAARRAMKATYQREMDMLEANLPFLASVGSVSPYIGLFGTVWGIMHAFRGLANVQNATLAAVAPGIAEALVATAIGLFAAIPAVVAYNRAATDVDRLAIRFETFIEEFTNILQRQASGR; encoded by the coding sequence ATGACACCTACTCAAGATCTCTCATTTCTCTCTCTCGTCCTGAATGCCAGCCTATTAGTCCAGTTAGTAATGTTGTTATTACTTGGCATGTCTGTAGCCTCTTGGACCATCATTTTTAAGAAAACCGCCATTCTGAGAGGGGTAAGACGCGATACCGAGCGCTTTGAGCGGGACTTTTGGTCGGGTGGCGATCTGAATACCCTATTAGAGGCCGCTCAGCGCAATACCCGTGGTGATGCAGTTCTAGAGCACATCTTTGAAGCAGGCATGCAGGAGTTCATGAAAGTTCGTGAAATCGACGCCGCCCGCCGCGCCATGAAAGCCACCTACCAGCGCGAAATGGACATGCTAGAAGCAAACCTACCCTTCTTAGCCTCCGTAGGCTCAGTCTCACCTTATATCGGCCTCTTTGGCACCGTTTGGGGCATCATGCACGCCTTCCGCGGTCTGGCTAACGTACAAAACGCCACTCTGGCAGCAGTCGCTCCTGGTATTGCTGAAGCGCTTGTAGCTACTGCCATCGGTCTCTTTGCTGCTATCCCTGCGGTAGTTGCCTATAACCGCGCTGCAACCGATGTGGATCGCCTAGCGATTCGTTTTGAAACCTTTATTGAAGAGTTCACCAACATTTTGCAACGTCAAGCTTCAGGCAGATAA
- the glyA gene encoding serine hydroxymethyltransferase, which yields MFDRQNTLAKTDPELWASIQNENKRQEDHIELIASENYASPAVMQAQGSQLTNKYAEGYPGKRYYGGCEFVDVAEQLAIDRVKALYGAEAANVQPHCGASANQAVFLAFLKPGDTFMGMSLAEGGHLTHGMALNMSGKWFNPISYGLDKNEAIDYEQMERLAREHKPKLIIAGASAYSLVIDWERIGKLAKEVGAIFMVDMAHYSGLIAAGVYPNPVPHADIVTSTTHKSLRGPRGGIILMKAEHEKAINSAVFPGLQGGPLMHVIAAKATAFKEAQEPSFIEYQKQVIANAKALAETLISRGLRIVSGGTDSHVMLVDLRAKKMTGKEAERVLGEAHITCNKNGIPNDPEKPMVTSGIRLGSPAMTTRGFKEAEARQVGNFIADVLDNPNDADNIAKVRAQVAELTKRFPVYG from the coding sequence ATGTTTGACCGCCAAAACACCTTAGCTAAAACTGACCCTGAATTGTGGGCATCAATTCAGAATGAGAATAAGCGTCAGGAAGACCATATCGAATTGATTGCTTCTGAGAACTATGCCTCACCAGCAGTGATGCAGGCGCAAGGCTCTCAGCTTACCAATAAGTATGCTGAAGGCTACCCAGGCAAGCGTTATTACGGCGGTTGTGAGTTTGTCGACGTAGCTGAGCAGTTGGCGATTGATCGAGTGAAGGCTTTGTATGGTGCTGAAGCGGCGAACGTTCAGCCCCATTGCGGCGCCTCTGCAAACCAAGCGGTATTTTTGGCTTTCCTGAAACCTGGTGATACCTTCATGGGGATGAGTTTGGCTGAAGGCGGTCACCTGACCCATGGTATGGCGTTGAATATGAGTGGTAAGTGGTTTAACCCGATTTCTTATGGTCTCGATAAAAACGAAGCGATCGATTACGAGCAAATGGAGCGTTTAGCTCGTGAGCACAAACCTAAATTGATTATTGCTGGTGCATCTGCTTATTCTCTCGTGATCGATTGGGAGCGAATTGGTAAGTTGGCTAAAGAAGTCGGCGCCATTTTTATGGTGGACATGGCCCATTACTCGGGTTTGATTGCTGCTGGTGTGTATCCAAATCCAGTGCCGCATGCTGACATCGTTACCTCCACAACACACAAGAGTTTGCGTGGCCCTCGCGGCGGCATCATCTTGATGAAAGCTGAGCACGAGAAAGCAATTAACTCTGCAGTATTTCCAGGTCTACAGGGTGGTCCATTGATGCATGTGATCGCAGCTAAGGCAACAGCGTTTAAAGAAGCGCAAGAGCCTAGCTTTATTGAGTATCAAAAACAAGTGATTGCAAATGCAAAAGCATTGGCTGAGACTTTGATTTCACGTGGTCTGCGGATTGTTTCTGGTGGCACAGATTCTCATGTGATGTTGGTGGACTTACGTGCCAAGAAGATGACTGGTAAAGAAGCTGAGCGTGTATTGGGCGAAGCGCACATTACTTGCAATAAGAATGGCATTCCGAATGATCCAGAAAAACCAATGGTGACTAGTGGTATTCGTTTAGGCTCACCAGCCATGACCACGCGCGGCTTTAAAGAGGCTGAAGCGCGCCAAGTGGGTAATTTCATTGCAGATGTTTTGGATAATCCAAATGATGCTGACAATATCGCTAAGGTTCGTGCGCAAGTTGCTGAGTTGACTAAGCGTTTCCCTGTTTACGGCTAA
- the nrdR gene encoding transcriptional regulator NrdR: MRCPFCHNDDTQVLDTRVSDEGDTIRRRRRCAKCDKRFTTYERVELVLPAIVKKNGSRVEYSHEKLVSSVKLALRKRPVSSDSVDESIARIEEKLLSLGEKEIPSERVGELVMRELKRLDKVAYIRFASVYRSFADIESFESALKELK, encoded by the coding sequence TTGCGCTGCCCTTTCTGCCATAACGACGATACTCAGGTACTAGATACCCGGGTATCGGACGAAGGCGATACCATTCGCCGTCGTCGCCGTTGTGCAAAGTGCGATAAACGATTTACGACTTACGAGCGTGTAGAGCTAGTGCTGCCAGCAATCGTCAAGAAGAACGGCAGTCGTGTTGAATACAGTCACGAGAAGTTGGTCAGCTCAGTCAAGCTGGCATTACGTAAGCGCCCAGTCTCTTCTGACTCAGTTGATGAATCGATTGCTCGTATTGAAGAAAAGCTTCTCAGCTTAGGTGAAAAAGAAATCCCAAGTGAACGCGTAGGTGAGTTGGTGATGCGTGAACTCAAGCGCCTGGATAAAGTGGCTTACATTCGCTTTGCATCTGTCTACAGAAGTTTTGCTGATATTGAATCTTTTGAGAGTGCGCTGAAAGAACTTAAATAA
- the adk gene encoding adenylate kinase, with the protein MRLILLGAPGAGKGTQAQFICEKFAIPQISTGDMLRAAVKAGTELGIAAKKIMDAGGLVSDDIIIGLVKDRLTQPDCSKGYLFDGFPRTIPQAQAMKDAGVPIDYVLEIDVPFEAIIDRMSGRRVHPASGRTYHVTFNPPKVEGKDDVTGEALIQRDDDKEETVRKRLQVYNDQTRPLVEYYSTWATQSNTSDKVKAPAYRKVSGTGNVDDITASIFAELK; encoded by the coding sequence ATGCGCTTAATTCTGCTCGGTGCACCAGGTGCTGGCAAAGGAACACAAGCTCAGTTCATTTGCGAAAAATTTGCCATTCCACAAATCTCGACAGGCGACATGTTGCGCGCTGCCGTAAAAGCTGGAACTGAACTTGGCATTGCTGCTAAAAAAATTATGGATGCCGGCGGCCTTGTTTCCGATGACATCATCATTGGCTTAGTAAAAGATCGCTTAACTCAACCCGATTGCAGCAAAGGTTACTTGTTTGACGGTTTCCCAAGAACGATTCCCCAAGCACAAGCCATGAAAGATGCTGGCGTACCAATTGATTACGTTTTAGAAATCGATGTGCCATTTGAAGCCATCATTGATCGCATGAGTGGTCGTCGCGTTCATCCAGCATCAGGTAGAACCTATCACGTGACCTTCAACCCACCAAAAGTAGAAGGCAAAGACGACGTGACTGGTGAAGCTTTGATTCAGCGTGATGATGATAAAGAAGAAACTGTTCGCAAGCGCTTGCAGGTGTATAACGATCAGACCCGTCCGCTAGTGGAGTACTACTCTACTTGGGCAACGCAAAGCAATACATCTGACAAAGTAAAGGCTCCGGCCTATCGCAAGGTTAGCGGCACGGGTAATGTTGATGACATTACTGCTTCTATTTTTGCAGAATTGAAATAA
- the kdsB gene encoding 3-deoxy-manno-octulosonate cytidylyltransferase — protein MNAPEFLVVIPARLGSTRLPRKPLADIGGKPMVIRVAERAQQSNAQSVVVATDSPEIQAVCDQYRIECLLTSADHPTGTDRIAEVAQLLKLPADTLVVNVQGDEPLIPPELINQVAQTLADNTACAISTVAVPIVDTAEITNPNVVKVVLNRANEALYFSRATIPFVRDPDSKQAITHLRHLGIYAYRADFLEAYTRLDPAPPEQTEALEQLRALWNGYRIAVHTASEAPPAGVDTAEDLERVRRILAS, from the coding sequence ATTAACGCCCCAGAGTTTTTAGTAGTTATTCCTGCAAGACTGGGATCCACTCGCCTACCTCGTAAACCACTCGCTGACATTGGTGGTAAGCCCATGGTGATTCGGGTAGCAGAACGTGCGCAGCAATCCAATGCCCAAAGTGTGGTGGTTGCGACTGATTCACCAGAAATTCAGGCAGTGTGTGATCAATATCGTATTGAGTGTTTGTTAACTAGTGCCGATCATCCAACAGGCACAGACCGCATTGCAGAAGTGGCGCAACTGTTAAAACTTCCAGCAGATACTTTAGTGGTCAATGTTCAGGGCGATGAACCACTGATTCCTCCAGAGCTGATCAATCAGGTTGCGCAAACTTTAGCTGATAATACCGCGTGTGCGATTTCAACTGTGGCAGTACCCATTGTTGATACCGCAGAAATTACCAACCCTAATGTAGTTAAAGTAGTCCTTAACCGTGCCAATGAGGCACTCTACTTCTCTAGAGCCACTATTCCGTTTGTGCGGGATCCTGACTCGAAGCAAGCCATCACCCATTTACGTCATTTGGGTATCTATGCCTACCGTGCCGACTTTTTAGAGGCTTATACCCGCCTTGATCCTGCGCCACCAGAGCAAACAGAGGCTCTAGAACAACTTCGCGCCCTCTGGAATGGCTATCGTATTGCCGTCCATACAGCCAGTGAAGCCCCACCAGCAGGGGTTGATACAGCTGAAGACCTCGAGCGGGTACGCCGCATCTTGGCCAGCTAG
- a CDS encoding Trm112 family protein, protein MDKRLLEILVCPLCKSTLHLDAEKHELICKADRLAYPIRNDIPVMLIDEARSLSADEIN, encoded by the coding sequence ATGGACAAGCGCTTATTAGAGATTTTGGTCTGCCCTTTGTGCAAAAGTACTTTGCATTTAGATGCAGAAAAACATGAGCTCATCTGCAAAGCGGATCGCCTGGCCTACCCGATTCGTAATGACATACCTGTCATGCTAATTGATGAAGCTCGCAGCCTTTCTGCTGATGAAATTAATTAA
- the lpxK gene encoding tetraacyldisaccharide 4'-kinase: MSSKKKSSFFNKAPRFWERRGPISLVLWPLSKVYGWVNQALDLLNELNLGRRKPQAVPIIIVGNIRVGGTGKTPIVIALAERLARMGWKPGIISRGYGATASSTPRQVKSDSHPSEVGDEPVLIAQRTDNQFPIWVHPKRTLSIQSLLKHDPSVNVIISDDGLQHRSLLRWPAREGGRDIEFVVRDQRGEGNGFLLPAGPLREPASRERDATLKTRAIAPSNHIDEYYLGRRAFTLSSLLGTPYQLNNPNNTQSLATIADKYLPNKITAVAAIGNPQRFFDDLLKHGVAGKCIGLADHATFTPEFFSAIHAECILITEKDAVKCTSIQDERIWVVPMSLEIPNTLAEWLQSILQRPDPNQYTL; the protein is encoded by the coding sequence ATGTCATCCAAAAAAAAATCTTCTTTCTTCAATAAGGCTCCTCGGTTTTGGGAAAGGCGTGGGCCAATCAGTCTTGTGCTTTGGCCCTTATCCAAAGTGTATGGTTGGGTAAACCAAGCCTTAGATCTACTGAATGAGTTGAATTTAGGTAGACGCAAACCACAAGCGGTACCTATCATTATTGTTGGCAATATCCGAGTTGGTGGTACAGGTAAAACGCCCATCGTGATTGCATTAGCAGAGCGACTCGCACGCATGGGTTGGAAGCCTGGGATTATTAGTAGAGGTTATGGTGCAACTGCATCGAGCACACCCCGCCAAGTAAAAAGCGACTCCCATCCCTCTGAAGTCGGCGATGAACCCGTCTTAATTGCTCAGCGCACAGATAACCAGTTTCCGATTTGGGTCCACCCCAAACGAACCCTCAGCATTCAGTCTTTGCTAAAACATGACCCCTCAGTGAACGTCATCATTAGCGATGATGGCTTACAGCATAGAAGCCTACTACGCTGGCCTGCTCGCGAAGGCGGTCGTGATATTGAATTTGTAGTGCGTGATCAACGCGGCGAAGGTAATGGCTTCTTGCTGCCTGCTGGCCCCTTACGTGAGCCTGCATCACGCGAGCGAGACGCCACTCTAAAGACTAGAGCTATAGCGCCTTCAAATCACATCGATGAATATTATTTGGGGCGACGCGCTTTTACGCTGAGTAGTCTGCTGGGTACACCCTATCAACTGAATAATCCAAATAACACCCAGTCACTAGCGACTATTGCCGATAAGTACCTTCCAAACAAAATCACTGCTGTTGCCGCAATTGGTAATCCACAGCGTTTTTTTGATGACTTACTGAAGCATGGTGTTGCAGGCAAGTGTATTGGTTTGGCTGATCACGCTACCTTCACCCCAGAATTTTTCTCTGCCATCCATGCTGAGTGCATCCTCATAACCGAAAAGGATGCCGTAAAATGTACCTCAATACAGGATGAACGCATTTGGGTGGTTCCGATGAGTTTAGAGATTCCAAATACATTAGCAGAATGGTTGCAGTCTATTCTGCAGAGACCCGATCCAAATCAATACACTTTATAA